A part of Polynucleobacter sp. MG-Unter2-18 genomic DNA contains:
- a CDS encoding GatB/YqeY domain-containing protein, whose product MSLKDQITEDMKNAMRAKEVARLGTIRLLLAAIKQREVDDRIVMDDASVIATIEKMIKQRKDSISQFEKANRDDLVAIEAAEMVILQDYLPAQLSDAEVEAAVAAAVASTGAAGPQDMGKVIGVLKGQLAGKADMGKVSGLVKAALAK is encoded by the coding sequence ATGAGTCTAAAAGATCAAATTACTGAAGATATGAAAAACGCGATGCGTGCAAAAGAAGTAGCGCGCCTTGGAACTATTCGTCTTCTATTGGCCGCCATCAAGCAACGTGAAGTGGATGATCGCATTGTGATGGATGATGCCAGTGTCATCGCCACCATCGAGAAGATGATTAAGCAGCGCAAAGACTCCATCTCTCAATTTGAAAAAGCCAATCGCGATGATTTAGTAGCGATCGAAGCAGCTGAGATGGTCATTCTGCAAGATTACTTACCTGCACAGTTGTCTGATGCTGAAGTAGAGGCGGCTGTGGCTGCAGCAGTTGCATCGACTGGTGCTGCTGGTCCGCAGGATATGGGTAAAGTGATTGGCGTTCTCAAAGGTCAATTGGCTGGTAAAGCCGATATGGGCAAAGTTTCTGGTTTAGTAAAAGCGGCGCTGGCTAAGTAA
- the rpsU gene encoding 30S ribosomal protein S21, whose translation MTTVRLRENEPFEVALRRFKRTIEKNGLLTDLRAREFYEKPTAERKRKKAAAAKRHYKRIRSQMLPKKLY comes from the coding sequence ATGACTACAGTCCGCCTCCGTGAGAACGAACCTTTTGAAGTGGCATTGCGCCGTTTCAAGCGCACCATTGAAAAGAATGGCCTATTGACAGACTTGCGTGCCCGCGAGTTCTACGAGAAGCCAACGGCTGAACGTAAGCGTAAAAAGGCTGCTGCTGCTAAACGCCATTACAAGCGTATTCGCAGCCAGATGTTGCCTAAAAAGCTTTACTAA
- the tsaD gene encoding tRNA (adenosine(37)-N6)-threonylcarbamoyltransferase complex transferase subunit TsaD, which produces MIVLGIETSCDETGVALYDTSSWENHAPAHQGILGQALHSQIAMHRDYGGVVPELASRDHIRRVLPLLDDTLHEAGLKLKDIDAIAYTQGPGLAGALLVGSAFAKSLAQGLNLPSIGVHHLEGHLLSPLLGVSVPEFPFIALLVSGGHTQLMLVSGVGKYQLLGETLDDAAGEAFDKTAKLLGLDYPGGAAISKLAEKGQTGRFDLPRPMLHSGDLDFSFSGLKTAVLNQVKKFEALGITDSDEIATFHADLARSFVDALVAVLVSKSEKALKQTGCKHLVLAGGVGANLQLRAALNASAKKNRFEVHYPPVDLCTDNGVMIAFAGALRMLAENNGSTTSGAFDIKPRWDLASNNLT; this is translated from the coding sequence ATGATTGTTTTAGGCATAGAAACTTCTTGCGATGAGACCGGGGTAGCCCTTTATGACACTAGCTCCTGGGAAAACCATGCCCCAGCCCATCAGGGCATCCTAGGACAGGCACTGCACTCCCAAATTGCCATGCATCGAGACTATGGCGGCGTTGTTCCAGAATTGGCCTCTAGAGACCACATCAGACGGGTTTTACCCCTTCTGGATGACACTTTGCATGAGGCTGGGCTTAAATTAAAGGATATTGATGCCATCGCCTATACCCAGGGCCCCGGATTAGCTGGCGCCCTGCTTGTGGGCAGTGCTTTTGCCAAATCCCTAGCCCAGGGGCTCAATTTACCCTCGATTGGGGTGCACCACCTTGAAGGACACCTGCTGTCACCGCTTTTAGGGGTTTCTGTACCGGAATTTCCTTTTATCGCCCTCCTAGTCTCCGGTGGACATACCCAGCTCATGCTGGTGAGCGGAGTCGGTAAGTACCAACTTCTGGGTGAAACCTTGGACGACGCTGCGGGTGAGGCATTTGATAAAACAGCCAAATTATTAGGCTTGGACTACCCAGGCGGTGCCGCCATCTCCAAATTGGCAGAAAAAGGGCAAACCGGAAGATTTGATCTGCCAAGACCAATGCTGCACTCAGGCGATTTGGACTTTTCTTTCTCTGGACTCAAAACGGCGGTTCTGAACCAGGTGAAAAAATTTGAGGCGCTAGGCATTACCGATTCCGATGAGATTGCCACTTTTCATGCTGATCTTGCACGCAGCTTTGTCGATGCCCTAGTTGCAGTACTAGTGAGTAAATCAGAGAAAGCACTAAAACAAACTGGCTGCAAACATCTAGTGCTAGCAGGTGGCGTGGGCGCCAATTTGCAATTACGCGCAGCTCTGAATGCCAGCGCCAAGAAGAATCGATTCGAAGTGCACTACCCACCAGTCGATCTATGTACTGATAACGGCGTGATGATTGCATTTGCTGGAGCACTGCGCATGTTGGCAGAAAATAATGGCTCTACAACTTCAGGCGCTTTTGATATCAAACCCCGCTGGGATTTGGCGAGCAATAATCTTACTTAG
- the folE2 gene encoding GTP cyclohydrolase FolE2 yields MNDINTAFLKPQSMPDIQSSHDERALPIEQVGIRGLRHPLNIRTQTGVMPAVGHFEMDVALPAHVKGTHMSRFIALLQKHNEPIDSASVVVMVREMLPLLNATDGRIQFTYTHFVKKAAPVSGVESLMDYEVTWTAKAKQNASGAIDVQLNLRALVPVMSLCPCSKEISEYGAHNQRSHVTMSVELDSQTKMTVEDLVAAAESQASSELWGLLKRPDEKWVTERAYDNPKFVEDLVRDVAGQLKGDQRILSLVVEAENFESIHNHSAYAKISMTK; encoded by the coding sequence ATGAACGACATCAACACAGCCTTTCTCAAACCGCAATCCATGCCAGACATCCAGTCTTCGCATGATGAGCGCGCTTTACCAATTGAGCAAGTGGGGATTCGGGGATTACGTCATCCATTGAATATTCGCACTCAGACGGGTGTGATGCCAGCGGTTGGCCATTTTGAAATGGATGTGGCTTTGCCTGCGCATGTGAAGGGCACTCACATGTCTCGCTTCATTGCGCTCTTGCAAAAACACAATGAGCCTATTGATAGCGCATCCGTTGTTGTCATGGTGCGTGAGATGTTGCCACTGCTCAATGCCACTGATGGCCGCATTCAATTTACCTACACCCACTTCGTAAAAAAAGCCGCACCTGTATCCGGTGTTGAAAGCTTGATGGACTACGAAGTGACTTGGACTGCAAAAGCAAAACAAAATGCATCTGGTGCAATTGATGTTCAGTTAAATCTGCGCGCTCTAGTTCCAGTGATGAGTCTATGCCCTTGCTCTAAAGAGATTTCGGAGTATGGTGCTCACAATCAACGCTCGCACGTGACCATGTCAGTAGAGCTGGATTCGCAAACTAAGATGACGGTAGAAGATTTAGTTGCAGCAGCTGAGAGCCAAGCCTCCAGTGAGTTGTGGGGCTTACTCAAGCGACCTGATGAGAAGTGGGTTACCGAGCGCGCTTATGACAATCCGAAGTTTGTGGAAGACTTAGTGCGCGATGTAGCGGGCCAGCTTAAAGGCGATCAGCGTATTTTGTCTTTAGTGGTTGAGGCTGAGAACTTTGAGTCGATTCATAACCACAGTGCCTACGCCAAAATTAGTATGACTAAGTAA
- the dxs gene encoding 1-deoxy-D-xylulose-5-phosphate synthase — protein sequence MTLNSIHSPADLKKLSREQLPALADELRQFVLDSVSKTGGHLSSNLGTVELSIALHYVFDTPRDRIVWDVGHQSYPHKILTGRRERMGSLRQLDGLSGFPRRAESEYDAFGTGHSSTSISAAMGMARAFQTKGEKQVAVAVIGDSAMTGGMAFEAMNNAGVYEDLPLVVILNDNDMSISPAVGALNRHLARLLSGNIYSATKKGIDSVLSIAPPLREFAKRLEDHAKGMVSPSTIFEEFGFNYFGPIDGHDLDALIPMLQNVRRLALEGRGPQFLHVVTRKGQGYELAEADPVLYHGPSKFNPEEGVKKSTSPSPKTFTQVFGEWLCDMAHADPLLIGITPAMREGSGLVEFEKNFPKRYYDVGIAEQHAVTFAAGMACEGMKPVVAIYSTFLQRAYDQLIHDVAIQDLPVLFALDRAGLVGADGATHAGAYDIPFLRCIPNMLVLTPADEAECRDLLTTAYHQPHPSAVRYPRGAGVGTIPSKELRTVPLGKGEVRRQSSAPAGQRIAILAFGTLLYPALEVAEQIDASVANMRFVKPLDLELLKSMAQEHDYFVTIEDGAIQGGAGSACLEALSAMGINKPLLQLGLPDVFVEHGDYKLLMSQCGLDVAGIAKAISLRFPVKTATNPVAVGK from the coding sequence ATGACTTTAAATTCCATTCATTCCCCTGCAGATCTCAAAAAACTCTCTCGTGAGCAACTGCCTGCGCTTGCAGATGAGTTGCGCCAGTTTGTGTTGGATTCAGTATCTAAGACGGGCGGACATCTTTCTTCTAACTTGGGTACGGTCGAGTTATCCATTGCCTTGCACTATGTATTTGATACGCCGCGGGATCGGATTGTATGGGATGTGGGTCACCAAAGTTATCCACACAAAATTTTGACTGGTCGTCGTGAGCGAATGGGTAGCTTGCGTCAGTTGGATGGCTTGTCAGGTTTTCCGCGTCGCGCTGAAAGTGAATACGATGCCTTTGGTACCGGCCACTCTTCAACAAGTATTTCTGCGGCGATGGGCATGGCTCGTGCTTTCCAAACTAAGGGTGAAAAGCAAGTTGCCGTTGCCGTGATTGGCGATAGCGCCATGACGGGTGGAATGGCATTTGAAGCCATGAATAATGCGGGCGTGTATGAAGATCTACCGTTAGTAGTCATCCTGAATGACAACGACATGTCGATCTCGCCAGCAGTAGGTGCACTTAATCGACACCTCGCTAGACTATTAAGTGGCAATATTTACTCTGCAACCAAGAAGGGTATCGATAGCGTTCTATCCATTGCGCCGCCTTTGCGTGAGTTTGCTAAACGCTTAGAGGATCATGCTAAGGGCATGGTTTCTCCATCCACTATTTTTGAAGAGTTTGGTTTTAACTACTTCGGCCCAATTGATGGTCATGATTTAGATGCCCTCATTCCGATGTTGCAAAACGTACGCCGCTTAGCGCTCGAGGGGCGCGGTCCCCAGTTCTTACATGTAGTCACTCGCAAAGGTCAAGGCTATGAGCTGGCTGAAGCAGACCCAGTGCTGTATCACGGGCCAAGCAAGTTCAATCCAGAAGAGGGTGTCAAGAAGTCCACTAGCCCTTCGCCAAAAACCTTTACTCAAGTGTTCGGTGAGTGGCTTTGCGATATGGCGCACGCCGATCCACTATTGATTGGTATTACGCCAGCAATGCGTGAAGGCTCGGGTCTGGTGGAGTTTGAAAAGAATTTCCCTAAACGTTATTACGATGTTGGTATTGCTGAGCAGCATGCAGTGACTTTCGCTGCTGGTATGGCATGTGAAGGTATGAAGCCAGTAGTGGCTATTTACTCAACATTCTTGCAGCGCGCCTACGATCAACTGATTCATGATGTCGCGATTCAGGATTTGCCGGTTTTGTTTGCATTGGATCGTGCTGGCTTAGTTGGCGCGGATGGCGCAACCCATGCTGGTGCGTATGACATTCCGTTCTTACGTTGCATTCCGAATATGTTGGTCTTGACACCGGCAGACGAAGCGGAGTGTCGTGATTTATTGACTACTGCATATCATCAGCCGCACCCTAGCGCAGTGCGCTATCCACGCGGTGCTGGTGTTGGAACGATTCCTTCCAAAGAATTACGTACTGTGCCATTAGGTAAAGGTGAAGTACGTCGTCAGTCGAGTGCGCCTGCCGGTCAGCGTATAGCAATCTTGGCTTTTGGAACCCTGCTCTATCCAGCACTTGAAGTGGCTGAACAAATAGATGCCTCAGTTGCCAATATGCGTTTTGTTAAACCATTGGACCTTGAGCTTCTCAAATCTATGGCGCAAGAGCATGATTATTTTGTGACGATTGAAGATGGTGCCATTCAGGGTGGTGCAGGCAGTGCGTGCTTAGAGGCGCTTTCTGCCATGGGGATAAACAAACCCCTTTTGCAATTAGGTCTACCTGATGTATTCGTGGAGCATGGCGATTACAAACTCTTGATGAGTCAGTGTGGATTGGACGTTGCGGGGATTGCAAAGGCTATTTCCCTGCGTTTTCCAGTTAAAACTGCAACAAATCCTGTGGCTGTAGGCAAATAA
- a CDS encoding polyprenyl synthetase family protein, whose amino-acid sequence MNHALSFEDWVRAHGQRTELVLESLLDAANANPARLHAAMRYAAQGGGKRIRPLLVYAAGELGDDSGEEKNNALDSAAFAIECIHAYSLVHDDLPCMDDDDLRRGRPTVHKAYDEATALLVGDALQTRAFEVLANTQCDGSTRLAMISALASASGSRGMAGGQAIDLESVGKKLDLIGLKQMHAMKTGALLSCSVQMGGIAAKLNSIQMQHLQNYSEALGLAFQIVDDVLDVTADSQTLGKTAGKDAANDKPTYVTLMGLDYAKKAATDLQETAIASLESFGAKAQALKDLALLVVNRGK is encoded by the coding sequence ATGAACCACGCACTTTCATTTGAAGATTGGGTTCGTGCTCACGGGCAGCGAACTGAATTGGTTCTCGAGAGTTTGCTCGATGCTGCGAATGCTAATCCTGCACGTTTGCACGCAGCCATGCGTTACGCCGCTCAAGGTGGCGGTAAGCGTATTCGTCCTTTATTGGTTTATGCGGCTGGTGAGCTAGGTGATGATTCCGGCGAAGAGAAAAATAATGCCCTAGATTCTGCTGCCTTTGCAATCGAATGTATTCACGCCTACTCCTTGGTGCACGATGATTTGCCTTGTATGGATGATGATGATTTACGTCGTGGACGTCCTACTGTGCATAAGGCTTATGACGAGGCGACTGCTTTATTGGTTGGCGATGCATTACAAACTCGTGCATTTGAGGTTTTGGCAAATACGCAGTGCGATGGGAGCACGCGCTTGGCAATGATCAGCGCGTTGGCTAGTGCGTCTGGTTCGCGCGGTATGGCTGGTGGTCAGGCAATTGATTTGGAGAGTGTGGGTAAAAAATTAGATCTCATAGGCTTAAAACAAATGCATGCGATGAAAACAGGCGCTTTGCTTTCTTGTTCAGTGCAGATGGGCGGCATTGCTGCCAAGCTCAATTCGATTCAAATGCAGCATCTCCAAAATTACTCTGAAGCTTTAGGCCTGGCCTTTCAAATTGTGGATGATGTTTTGGATGTCACTGCAGATAGTCAAACTTTGGGTAAAACCGCAGGAAAAGACGCAGCCAACGACAAGCCCACCTATGTGACCTTGATGGGTTTAGACTATGCCAAGAAAGCGGCAACCGATTTACAAGAAACGGCAATTGCCAGCTTAGAGAGTTTTGGCGCTAAAGCCCAAGCCCTGAAAGATTTGGCTCTATTAGTGGTTAATAGAGGTAAATAA
- the xseB gene encoding exodeoxyribonuclease VII small subunit has translation MPAKKSEDQKPGLELQIDPNLRYEQAVKELEKLISDMESGKFSLEETLLAYQRGAALLKHCQAMLAQVEQQVRVFEA, from the coding sequence ATGCCAGCGAAGAAATCTGAAGATCAGAAGCCCGGTCTTGAGCTGCAAATCGACCCTAATTTGCGTTATGAACAGGCTGTCAAGGAGCTGGAAAAGCTGATTTCGGATATGGAATCAGGCAAATTCTCTTTGGAAGAGACGCTTTTGGCTTATCAGCGTGGTGCAGCACTTCTAAAACATTGCCAGGCTATGCTTGCTCAAGTTGAGCAGCAAGTTCGGGTATTTGAGGCCTAA
- a CDS encoding aromatic ring-hydroxylating dioxygenase subunit alpha has protein sequence MTNLATAQQLAPSNLQLPVSAYFDVDLYQREIELLFKQGPGYVGHELMVPEMGSYQTLTSENEGRLLVRNQAGVELLSNVCRHRQALMLNGKGKADNIVCPLHRWTYDLNGQLMGAPHFEDKPCLNLGKSPLQNWQGLLFEGPRDVRTDLAKLGVADDLNFEGYVLDHVEVHECNYNWKTFIEVYLEDYHVVPFHPGLGKFVSCEDLRWEFGDWHSVQTVGIHKNLEKPGSPVYQKWHEAVLRHHGGKTPRHGAIWLTYYPNVMVEWYPGVLCVSTLHPMGPNKTRNVVEFYYPEEIALFEREFVEAERAAYMETCIEDDEIAERMDAGRAALLARGQNEVGPYQSPMEDGMQHFHEWYRRAMNYQGA, from the coding sequence ATGACTAATCTGGCTACCGCGCAGCAGCTTGCGCCGTCCAACTTACAACTGCCGGTTTCGGCCTATTTTGACGTTGATCTCTATCAGCGTGAAATTGAACTGCTTTTTAAGCAGGGCCCGGGCTATGTTGGTCACGAACTCATGGTTCCCGAGATGGGCTCCTACCAAACTTTGACATCCGAGAATGAAGGCCGCCTATTGGTTCGAAACCAAGCCGGCGTTGAACTCCTCTCTAATGTCTGCCGCCATCGCCAAGCACTCATGCTCAATGGCAAAGGCAAGGCAGACAATATTGTTTGCCCCCTGCACCGCTGGACCTACGATTTAAACGGTCAACTCATGGGCGCACCCCATTTTGAAGATAAGCCTTGCCTTAATCTCGGTAAATCACCTTTGCAGAATTGGCAAGGACTCTTATTTGAAGGTCCACGTGATGTGCGTACCGATCTTGCCAAGCTTGGCGTAGCTGATGATCTCAACTTTGAAGGCTACGTTTTAGATCATGTTGAGGTCCATGAATGCAATTACAACTGGAAGACTTTTATTGAGGTCTATCTTGAGGACTATCACGTAGTGCCCTTTCATCCAGGCTTAGGTAAGTTTGTTTCTTGCGAAGACTTGCGTTGGGAATTTGGTGACTGGCACAGCGTGCAGACGGTTGGTATTCACAAGAATTTAGAAAAGCCTGGCTCGCCCGTGTATCAAAAGTGGCATGAAGCAGTGTTACGCCATCATGGAGGTAAGACTCCGCGCCATGGCGCCATCTGGCTTACCTACTACCCTAATGTGATGGTCGAATGGTACCCCGGTGTTTTATGTGTTTCCACCTTACATCCAATGGGTCCTAATAAAACACGTAATGTGGTGGAGTTTTATTACCCTGAAGAAATCGCGCTCTTTGAACGCGAATTCGTAGAGGCAGAGCGTGCAGCCTATATGGAAACTTGTATTGAGGATGATGAAATTGCGGAGCGTATGGATGCTGGTCGCGCCGCTCTGTTAGCTCGTGGTCAAAATGAAGTGGGTCCATACCAAAGCCCCATGGAAGATGGCATGCAGCATTTTCATGAATGGTACCGTCGCGCCATGAACTATCAAGGCGCATAA
- a CDS encoding sulfurtransferase — protein sequence MTPLITANQLEEIINSGENVLLCDCRFDLVDPLAGRNSYLEGHIPGALFVDLDHDLSGEKTGKNGRHPLPTPEAWAQTKSRLGIDSNTLVIAYDNQGSVYASRLWWMLKATGHANVQVLDGGLDAWNGPIGTMPREANPTTTPVPTMPYVGLVTVEEVVHNLKAKTNVIIDARANDRFHGQNETLDPIGGHIPNAINYCFRENLSRKSFKAPDQLFKDFVDLLGSTKPSEVIHQCGSGVTACHNLLAMELAGLKGSRVYAGSWSEWCADPSRPVAL from the coding sequence ATGACGCCTCTCATTACTGCAAACCAGTTAGAAGAAATCATTAATAGTGGTGAGAATGTTTTACTGTGCGATTGCCGCTTTGATTTAGTCGATCCGCTAGCTGGTCGTAATTCTTATTTAGAAGGCCATATTCCAGGCGCACTCTTTGTCGACCTAGACCACGATTTATCTGGTGAAAAGACGGGCAAGAATGGTCGTCACCCACTTCCCACCCCAGAAGCCTGGGCGCAAACCAAATCTCGCTTAGGCATTGACTCCAATACCCTAGTGATTGCCTACGATAATCAGGGCTCTGTATATGCCAGTCGCCTTTGGTGGATGCTCAAAGCTACTGGCCATGCCAATGTTCAAGTATTGGATGGCGGTCTAGATGCTTGGAATGGACCCATCGGCACCATGCCACGCGAAGCAAATCCAACAACAACGCCAGTACCCACAATGCCTTACGTTGGCTTAGTAACAGTAGAAGAGGTAGTTCACAATCTCAAAGCCAAAACGAATGTCATTATTGATGCTCGTGCAAATGATCGCTTCCATGGTCAAAATGAAACCTTAGATCCTATTGGTGGACATATCCCTAACGCAATTAATTACTGTTTTAGAGAAAATCTTTCCAGAAAAAGTTTTAAGGCTCCAGATCAACTTTTCAAAGACTTTGTAGATCTTCTGGGCTCAACCAAACCCTCTGAGGTGATTCATCAATGTGGCTCTGGAGTTACGGCCTGCCATAACTTACTAGCCATGGAACTAGCTGGCCTCAAGGGCTCACGTGTATACGCAGGTAGCTGGAGCGAATGGTGTGCCGACCCAAGCCGACCAGTAGCTCTTTAA
- a CDS encoding ZIP family metal transporter, whose product MSVLQSILLVTALAGTTSVLIAASFSLSLLSKMVHSMVSVSVGILLATALLHSLPEAFTMPGVNPQLLFATLLAGLLGFFLLEKISLLRHSHHHEGDGHDHHHGHDAEVAGRSGWMILVGDGIHNFVDGVLIAAAFMADYQVGIFTAIAIIAHEIPQEIGDFIVLLNAGFTRTRALMYNLICGLAAVLGGVLAYFFLERAHAAMPYLLVIASSSFIYIAVSDLIPQMHRRPHWAESLRQTILIACGVGLVILLSLLH is encoded by the coding sequence ATGTCAGTACTGCAAAGTATCTTGTTGGTAACAGCGCTAGCGGGAACAACTAGCGTTCTGATTGCCGCAAGTTTTTCTTTGTCTTTGTTATCAAAGATGGTTCACAGCATGGTGAGTGTGTCAGTGGGTATTTTGCTGGCCACCGCCTTACTGCATTCGTTACCTGAAGCATTCACGATGCCGGGTGTGAACCCTCAGTTGTTGTTTGCTACCTTGCTTGCAGGGCTCTTAGGCTTTTTCTTGCTTGAGAAAATTTCTTTATTGCGCCATAGCCATCATCACGAAGGAGATGGTCATGATCATCACCATGGTCATGATGCAGAAGTGGCGGGTCGCAGTGGTTGGATGATTTTGGTCGGCGATGGCATACATAATTTTGTTGATGGTGTTTTGATTGCCGCTGCCTTTATGGCGGATTACCAGGTAGGCATCTTTACGGCGATCGCCATCATTGCTCACGAGATTCCACAAGAAATTGGTGATTTCATCGTACTGTTGAATGCTGGATTTACTCGCACTCGTGCTTTGATGTACAACTTAATTTGTGGCTTAGCTGCGGTGCTCGGGGGTGTCTTGGCGTACTTCTTTTTGGAGAGGGCGCATGCGGCAATGCCGTATTTACTAGTCATCGCATCAAGTAGTTTTATTTACATTGCAGTGAGTGATCTGATTCCACAAATGCACCGGCGCCCACATTGGGCGGAGTCCTTACGTCAAACGATTTTGATTGCTTGTGGCGTTGGCTTGGTAATTCTGCTGTCACTCTTGCATTAA
- a CDS encoding dienelactone hydrolase family protein, whose amino-acid sequence MTTKKDQGSSRVSSDRRGFMKASAITATTMGIGFVAASEPVMAAAIQTDFAGIKAGEQMIPVGSFQMPAYVSRPEKATGNLPIVIVASEIFGVHEYIADVTRRFAKLGYLAIAPEFFTRAGDPNTYGTIAEIQKNIVAPTGDTQVLNDLQAALVWAGKNGGNLKKVGVTGFCWGGRITWLSATLPQVKTGVAWYGRVIGEKTEGNPRHPVDIAADLKAPVLGLYGGADTGISLESVEQMREALAKAAPKNPAAKASRFEIYPDAPHAFHADYRATYREGPAKDGWEKCIAWFKQNGVA is encoded by the coding sequence ATGACAACGAAAAAAGATCAGGGTTCAAGCAGGGTGTCTAGCGATAGAAGAGGTTTTATGAAAGCCTCCGCTATCACAGCAACAACTATGGGAATTGGTTTTGTAGCCGCTTCTGAGCCAGTTATGGCCGCAGCGATCCAAACGGATTTCGCCGGCATTAAGGCGGGCGAGCAAATGATTCCGGTAGGCAGTTTTCAGATGCCTGCCTATGTTTCACGTCCAGAAAAAGCCACAGGTAATTTGCCGATTGTGATTGTTGCCAGTGAAATCTTTGGTGTGCACGAATACATTGCAGACGTCACTAGACGTTTTGCTAAATTGGGTTACCTGGCGATTGCCCCAGAATTCTTTACTCGTGCTGGCGATCCGAATACTTATGGCACCATTGCCGAGATTCAAAAAAATATCGTTGCCCCAACGGGAGATACTCAAGTTCTCAATGACTTACAAGCAGCCTTAGTGTGGGCCGGTAAGAATGGTGGCAACTTGAAAAAAGTTGGCGTTACTGGATTTTGCTGGGGTGGTCGCATTACTTGGTTATCGGCCACACTGCCTCAGGTTAAGACTGGCGTAGCTTGGTATGGTCGTGTCATTGGCGAGAAAACGGAAGGCAATCCGCGCCACCCAGTCGATATTGCTGCTGATCTCAAGGCACCAGTGCTTGGCTTGTATGGCGGCGCTGATACTGGCATCTCCCTAGAGAGTGTTGAGCAAATGCGTGAAGCACTTGCAAAAGCAGCCCCCAAAAATCCAGCAGCTAAAGCCTCTCGTTTTGAGATCTATCCTGATGCACCGCATGCTTTCCATGCAGACTACCGAGCTACTTATCGCGAAGGTCCTGCAAAAGATGGTTGGGAAAAATGTATTGCTTGGTTTAAACAAAACGGGGTTGCCTAA